In Drosophila miranda strain MSH22 chromosome XR, D.miranda_PacBio2.1, whole genome shotgun sequence, the genomic window GGAAATAAAATCCGAGCAAATGGGcacttttttaaattttttcaaTGTCTTATTGATGCAGAATATGAAAAAGTCGCAAGTTTGCTTTACTAGTTAAGTTAATCATTCAAAATAATATGTTAGCTCAATTATTTTTGTCTTCAGGATCGcccaaaaaaaataatgagCGCAATGGATCTTTTTGAAAGAGGTGAAATAAATATACAGGGTTTTCTGACATGCACTGTTTCCTTAGCTGACCGCTTTTCAAAGCAGGGCTTCCTTGAAAGGGTGGATATTGAAGGCAATTTAACTGAAATGTCTTCCGTAAACATTTGTGGTACATGTTGGGATCAAATTGTGGCCCACAACCAAGCAAAAAACGTCttggaagaaaaagaaaatataaaGTCTAAATGTCCCAGCTGCAACCAAGACCAGGCGAATCCGGGAACACATAGTAGACTTATCATCAAGTTCGTTGGTGTCCCAGCTGGGAAAGACCCTTAGGTCTTAGATATTGCatcaaaaatttaatttatttaccAATAGACGTCCAATAGAGGCGCAATTCCGCAGGTGAAGCAACTCCGGTAGGTTACGGTGCGCCAAAGTCGAAAAGTCCTATCGCCACGATGATGTGAAATCGTTAACAAGACCCATGGCCTGATAACGAGCACCAGATGCGTATCAATTTGGCAGGCGTCAGCAGATCATCGGCGGCTGAGCGTTCTTCTCCCGAGCGACTCAACGAACCTTGCGAACATGGGATGCCTTAGTTTTCCAAACTGAAGACCTTGATGGAGATGCGCTTGTTGCGTGTCACCTGCTGGTGTACGCGAGCCACTGGGGGTGCTCCGACTAGCCCGCCCGGAGTTGTCGCTGCACTCCTGCATCTCAGCCTTCATTTGTTCGCCTCACAAGCTACTGTTACAGTTGGCGTGAGCGAGCGCCCCAAATAAAGTAGAAAACGAAGGTAAAAACCCCGTTTTATGAATGTTTGAATTTGTGTATCGAGCTAAAATCAGCTGAGAAAAACCTTTTATCGATTTCGGACTTTAGTATTTCACAGCATGTGAATGTTTTTATACGGTCACACTGATTTTCTTGCCGTCACACTGATATCATCCCTAGCAAAAGCATTTTTGCTGGAGTCTACcatttttattttagttaataaaatataaatatttccTCTCCTTATTTCGGTTGTGCGCGTACATAAACTGCTAAAGAACTATCTTTCTAACGTTGTCCGGGTGTTGAAGAGCCAGCTTGCTGCGAGAAACGACCAATTTCCAACGCGATTTTCccatttaatttttttccaCCGTACAAAATTTTTTGCGAGTGAAGAGCCAACCTTGAGAAACACCCAGCACAGCAGTTCCAATAGTTTCGCTTGCTCAATTGCTCATCTGTGGTAAGATTTTCTGCCAAAAAATGTCAGCCAACGATTTTGGATGAATATTTTACGTGTGTCTTTGCGGAATATACATTTTCATCCAGTTAAAATGCGTGCTAAGTGCGactgtgtggtgtgtgtgagtgtgtgtgtgtgtgtagcgCAGTGGTAGTATGTGTGCGAGTGCCTGGCTCGAAATTTTCTTTTGTGTAAAACATTTGTAAGGTGCAACTGTGCATGCAGCTGTATGCGTATGTGGCTGTATTAGTGCGCCATCCGCATGTGTTAGTGGCCTGACTGCGGCTACGGCTGCTGCTTGTTGtctttgctgttgttgtgcgTCATAGTGTTGATTGGATGAGAGTATGTGTTGTccagtgtgtgtgcgtgtagttgagtgtgtgtgcgcgtAATATGCATTCCAACGGGGTAAAATGAGGGAAAAAGAAGAGGAAGAAGAAGCCTGTCCCGTCCCGTTTCTATGTGGCGCCCACCGACGCCTTGTTTATTTAGAAATCTTTCCAtgacaaaaataataaaaataatcaTGCATACACTCTCGTATTACCCGCCAATAAACGAAAGACGCGCCTCCTCGAATTGGGGAGGCATATCCATAGGATCCCGGACCTCCGACTCTCTTGCGATCTTCTGTCTGTCCGTAAATCGATGATGAAATTCTATAGATTTAATGCCAACTTGGTTATGAAAATGCGCATTTCGGTTGACAGCGGGGAAAAGCAAACCCCAAAGCGACAAAGGGACAAGGGGGCCGCACAACCAGCGCCAAAGAGAAACGGGGGCAAAAAGAAAGTGACCGAAGACTGAAGATTAACGTGAGACCAGACCTAACTCTGCTTTGTACTTCCTGATATTACAGAAATCGTGCTCACGAACGAACATACTATATTGTTAAGTCGACGAGGCCTGCAAGGGGAACGCCTCcatcatggacaagatgcgtATACTGAAGGAAAGTCGCCCCGAAATAATTGTCGGTGGCAAATATCGGGTCATACGCAAGATAGGTGAGTGCCTGCCCTGCCACAGATGcagatccagatccagatccACCGCCCGAATGCAGATCCCCGACTAATGCAATCCAAATACTTCTTCTGCtctccaggcagcggctcTTTCGGTGACATCTATCTGGGCATGAGCATCCAGAGCGGCGAGGAGGTGGCCATCAAGATGGAGAGTGCCCATGCCCGCCATCCCCAGCTGTTGTACGAGGCCAAGCTGTACCGCATTCTGAGCGGCGGCGTTGGCTTCCCACGCATCCGCCACCACGGCAAGGAGAAGAACTTCAATACGCTGGTGATGGACCTGCTGGGGCCCTCGCTGGAGGATCTGTTCAATTTCTGTACGCGCCACTTCACCATCAAGACGGTGCTGATGCTGGTCGACCAGATGATCGGTCGCCTTGAATATATCCATCTCAAGTGCTTTATCCATCGCGACATCAAGCCGGACAACTTCCTCATGGGCATCGGCCGGCATTGCAACAAGCTATTCTTGATCGACTTTGGTCTGGCCAAGAAGTACCGCGACCCCCACACGCGCCACCACATCTTGTACAGGGAGGACAAGAATTTGACGGGAACCGCCCGATATGCTTCGATCAATGCCCATCTGGGCATCGAGCAGTCTCGCCGCGACGACATGGAGTCCCTCGGCTATGTGATGATGTACTTTAATCGCGGCGTCCTGCCCTGGCAGGGCATGAAGGCCAACAACAAGCAGCAGAAGTAcgagaaaatctcagagaagAAGATGTCAACGCCCATCGAGGTGCTGTGCAAGGGTTCGCCGGCCGAGTTCTCCATGTACTTGAACTATTGCCGCAGCTTGCGTTTCGAGGAACAGCCAGACTACATGTACCTACGTCAATTGTTCCGGTATGTGGATATCCATAATCATTCTCTCTATAGATCAACATAAATAGATACCTTTATCATGTTGTATTCGTTTCTATATCTTCTGTGCTCTACACAGCATACTGTTTAGAACGCTGAACCATCAGTATGACTACATTTACGACTGGACAATGCTAAAGCAGAAGACCCACCAGGGTCAGGCGAATCCTGCAATACTCTTGGAGCAATTGGACAAGGACAAAGATAAGCAGAACGGCAAGCCGCTGATCACGGACTAGGGCGATGACGGATATCGCGGGAGGTTGTTGAATAAAAAATGAAAGGGGGGGAAACatacaaaacacacacactatAAGAGAAATGAATAAGAAATGAACGCGGAACGGAGAGCGGAGTGGAGTTGAGTTGGCCAAGGAGCGGAATGGATAACGATAGAGAAATACACTGCGAAGCGAAATAAGAAAGAGGAATCATAGGAACAAAAGCAGAATCCGAAACAGAAACGagtaaaaaacaaaaatggaGAAACGAAGTAATACACATTCGGGACATAGGATGTTTcgtaattaattaatttaaattcaaTACTAAAAGAATAAGGAACAAGCcagacacatacacacacacacattcacacaCCCACACGCAGTACAACAGTCCCAGAGAAAATACAGATAAAGACGAGATGACGATGGTTCCAAGAAGTGAACCATCAGCAGACCAGGATCCACAGATTGCACAGATCATAATGCATACACACTCACGCATAAGCATACACCACAAGCTCACACACCCACAACCACACCCActacacaacaacaacaagcacaCTTAGTATAACAAATTTACCAGATTTAATGTAGAAGCGGAACAAAAATCGTAAGCAATTTcgtgtatatacatatatatgtacataggcATATATGTAGACCAGATATGTGCtcatactatatatatatatacatatatatgtatgcaggTAGACCCATTTTAAATTGTAATTGAAAATTGATTGATTCGATATCGAATTCTCTCGCACCATTGCTGCTTGTTGATTCAACAAAGATTGAAATCGCATCCAATCCCATATATACCATCCCATATATATCATGCGATAACGATAGCGATGTATCCCCGCATGTATATGGaaacgatacgatacgatatatAACAATATTTGATTTCAATCAATTTCCACGCCACTGCTTGATTATGGCTGCGAATCAGACTCAATAACTAATTGAAATCGCATCAATAAATAAGCAGAGaataaaacagaaaacaaaacaacacaAAAAGAAGGGAAATCGAACGATAAAAGATTTAAAAAACGTAAAAAACAAAGTTGCCGCCAGGAAGCACAGCAAAGCCAACTGGGTCGACGAGGGGGGAAAACAGTAATAAATACAGCAAAAGATGagtaaaaacaaaacaaaacaaacaaaaacaagaaaaaacatcaaataataataatacaataaaaaacaaacaaaaaaaaacaatgaaAAAGCCGAACGCAAAACTGCAAAGTAATTTTGCATAGTAAGCAGTAATAATTATAAACATAacttatatttaattttttgaatTACATCAATAAATATGTTGAAATTATGTACATCGCTCTGTCGATCGGATCGATGGGACGCCCCGATGCCCCGGATTTCTGTAACTTCGCGACGTAACCTTCGAATGACACCTCGCCACTGAATAGACAGAGAGAGGTAGAGATGGTGCGAGGATAGAAGAACAGCAAGAAGTCGATGCAGGAAAACGTCAGGCACAGCCTTTAATCAATCGATCGTAGATCTAAAAAACTATAGAGAATTACATACCTATATATAAACAAATTCAAAATCTGAAAATCGTGCAATTTCGAGGAAGAAAACTACCGACACATAAATTTCTTTGAAATGTCTGAAAATATACATAATAGTAAATCCCAAACATTTATAAAGATTATCTATCAATCCATAAATGAGGCATCCAAAGGCATCCCGTAATAGTCATTCAAAACTCAAAAGAAAACATTACGATTCGCGCTAAGAATCAAAAATGTTATAGGATGTTGTTGTGTTGAAAATGCATACCACTTTGAGTGAGGGTAGTAGCTATTGTTTTGAGATCTAATTGTCgaaggaatggaatggaatggttTCGACCGATCCTATAATTTAACGACATTTTGAACCCGTTTCTAGCTCTGACCCATCGAGTATTATGATATTATGTGCAGGGAGGGGGAGTGGAGCTCTTCTTTAACAGGAAGACCAGCAAATACATTTTCATCGGAAAACAAAATAAAGGATTCTATTCTGAAGCCATTCACGACCGACCTGCCGTTGCCTGGGTTTCCATCTATTTTGGATACTATCATAGTACAAGGATTCGGTACCACTGAAATTTTCGGACCTATTCACAAATAAAGATTACAGATAAAGATTGCATACAATTCACACAGGTAAAATGAAAACTTTTTCGACTATTAATTAACGATTACATTTACAGATGGAAGCATGGAAGGATAATGCATACGTAGACAGCCCCTATAGAATGTATATAGAGAAAAGAAGTCATTCCTTTTTGGTTCTCAATGCCACTGCATTCTAATACTCGCGGATTACTTGGGACATCCTCGAATGACAGTTCGTTTTGCTTGCCATTTACTACTTCTACTCGGACACTAACGTTTTtggatttattatttattaactGTTATTTTGGCCACTTTTCTGTTTCTTTGTTCTTAATTTGTGAATCTGCATACATACAAATATGAACATTTTtatttcctttctttttatatatatattttatttttatatttacgAAAGAAATACAAACTAATTCGTACAAAACTGAGAACTAAATTGAGAATGGAATACATCATGCGCATACCATTAAGGCAAAAGCAATTGCaactgcaaataaaatacgagggggaacgttgtgagttgctgcgtacaccgcaactctacagttatacccgatactaagtcagtatggctctcctgcggcagacgccgctaatattgaaccacacgacaaagagtgcgtgcgagagagacagaaaatcagtctgagcgagacgtcgggcgctgcgtggccactgcaaattgatttcttgcttttggctacaaaaatgatccgatctgatccagattcagcaatctgatagatatagtcattatctatgattttgcgtttttagttttctcgaatgtgtaatattgtggatgctacagattttcgtcctttgtgggggcggaagggggtggggcgaaattctgagttatacgttttatagtgagatctaacagaagtgcggataccaaatttggttactctagctttaatagtctctgagatttgtggatgccccagattttcgtcctttgcgggggcggaaaggggtgtggcgaaatttggacacgaaacggtcaaggtccgatatcacaggagtgtggataccaaatttggttgctctggctcttataggttctgagatccttgaactcatattttgcaattggcaaagccgaccctgaaacctgtgtgttagagagagacagagcgagaaagaatgaaattgtttccttgattctggctataataattatacgatctggttgagattttacactctagaacatatagtcatcctctacgattctgcgtttttggctttatcgtatctttaaaaatgtggatgccacagattttcgtcctttgtgggggcggaagtgggcggggcgaagttttgaaatatttttgtagcagtgacatatcacagaagtctggatacaaaacatcgttgctctagctcttatagtctttgagcactaggcgctgaaggggacggacggacggacggacagacagacagggctcaatcgactcggctgttgatgctgatcaagaatatatatactttatggggtcggaaacgattccttctggacgttacacacatccacttttaccacaaatctaatataccccaatactcattttgagtatcgggtataataagcTCAAACATAAACATACATTTTTTGAAAAAGCCCGCGCCATGTCGCAGTCAGTGCCTTAATCGTTATCAATAGTCGGTCGATTTCGATTGCCCCCCTCAAGGAATATTTATGATTTATTTTCtgaattaattaattaaatggaTTAATAAATACAATTTGTAAAAATTACAGTGCTTATAGTTTCTGTGCGGCGCTTACCAACACTGCTCACCACTCGGCTCTTTTTCGCTCTCTCTTAATCGGTTAAGGGCTCTCTTTGAACCGGTAGGAAACAATGAGTTCCGTACTTTTAAATGATGTACTTTAATAACTGTACTTGGATCCATATGGGAAATTTATTGAAAAGGTGAACAGGGAAATATACAGATCTTGTTTAGGAGGTGGAGCGATTCGGTGATATTCGGGGAAAATTGGCCCTGAATGGTATAAGGCTGAGCCACTTTAATAGCCGAAAGCTGGTGAAAGCTGCTGCAATTATTGGAGAATATTAACACGACACATCCGGACATTCTATCGCGGCCGTTTCCTGCCATCATGCAGTCCATCATTCAGCAGGCCAACAGCAGCCATGTTGGTCACTTTAACGGAGCCCAGGGTCTAGTATTAAAATTGTTATTGATAAGTTAGTTTTAATAAGTATTTGATATATGTACACCACATATAATGTATCCATATAAACTTAGTTTCTCATGTGTTGGGTTTGAAAATACCGCCACACTACGAAACGGTTAAAAAGGTGAACGGCGTGATTTTGCTTTCGGCCAATGAAATCGTCAAAAATGCATTTTTTACGATTTTCATTGGTTAAAAGAAATTTTGCTACATCATCATGCAAAAAAGTTGCTGAAGCGGGATGCGCAACATTCGGCATACAGGGGGGGCATACTATCCTTTTGTATAGAATTGCagaaatgtttgtcatcccaggcttAATGAATGCAAAAACTAGTCAGTCTGTGTTTAAAaggtatttcaacgatattttgaagGTAAACGTCTTCTTAACGAGACCATGAATTGGTATCGGGATCAGGATATACATATACAAGAAACTAATCAattaattacgttttaaaGCAGTTTGGAAAAtagtatttttatatattaaaTTAACGAAACAGGGTATACCAATAGCAATACCGGTTGACAAGCAACagtcttcaaataccagcaacattgacgtgacaacatttttttttttgctgaacttttttgtttaaaccttgttttagtcaaaatacaataaatggGAGTACTTAAACGTAATTAACCTCGTAGTAAATTTATTCGTCAATGGCccaaaactatgtgggcagagCTAAGGGTCTTAGTTAGCCAGAATTCTTCAACGGAATCTTTAAATTGAGAAATTGGAACGATTACTCACATACGTGATTCGCTACGTCACATTTTTCTCAAATTAGACAAAAATGAGCCAGTCAAgtaaaaaatttatttttcattcgtataaaattatgtggccATGGCAAAATtttctatctagctagtaatattcgacggaatatcaaaatttaacaATAGGAACAActatccttttttttttttaccgttttcgctaaaacctttttttagtCAAagtccaataaaagcaagtatttataTAAtagccagtcaagtagaaaataggTTTATTAATTGGattaaattatgtgggcaaagCTAAAAGATCTATCTAGTTATTTGCAATCTTTGGCGGAGAACGATTAGCCCATTGTAAGCCAAGGGGGTATAatattccaccgaaaataatgaaaatttaataattttagcgcagttaaggtgaaagatatcgtgttTTTTTTATGTTCAGAGGAAAGGTAGAAtgaatctacaagaagaatgaACAATCGTTAATATATTCCCccatttacctcaagtagttgaactatttaataagagggggcttaagtgggcttaGTTCCTTTTTTCATCATACGAGACGCTTTATTGTTGTTGACGCACCAAAATTGGGGCAAAAACAATCAAAGCAATCACCATAGCAGGAATACAAGTCAGATATTTAAAACTAgtcagtcaagtagaaaatcgATTCATTAATCAGATTAAATTATATGGGCAGGGCTGAGGATTCAATCTAGCTAGTactattcgacggaatataaaaaacgaggaatatgtatgatggaacttgaattcgtcagtatatttactgtatattttgaaaatgagacggtatattttcgtatatttctgagtgtcaggcggtatattttatcaatGGGTGCGCGGTCACACTCACAATGTTATCATGAACCGTGCGGTTGCTGCTTTGAACAGCGGGGTacattcaaaatttaaaaaactGTCGTTGCCAACGGACGTGCTTGTGCTTGTATCTCCTGTTGTTTTGCCGGAAACACAAAGTGCAAAGTAGTGTGCCACCGCCAGGATCTTTCTCGGCTCCGCAATCAAAGTAATTTTTTGGCAAATCCAAGCAAAGTGCAAGTGCCtatgtgtgcatgtgtgtgtgtgtgagtcaGCCTGTAGAGTGTGCATTTTGTTGCATTTCCacgttttttttgttactCGTTCAAAAGTGAGCGCGGGCCATTTGGTTGTTAAAAAAAGCAGTGCAAATACTATTGTTTTTTGTTCGATTTTTTTGCATTGTGTGGTGTGCATGGTGTGACTGCAACGGTAGGTGCTGAATCAGTGTGTGGGAGTGAAAGATGCAAGAGCAGGATGCCTGGAAGCGAACAAAAACAGGATGAAATCAAAGTTCAGACGGGAAGAATTGGAAGCACAGAATAAGGATGCAAGCAAAGTAGTGTAGTATTAGTACTGTAAAAATGCCTAATCGGACACAGACAAGATTCGAAGAGGatcaaagagagagaaagagactCCCAAAACAAAGTCTCCCACAGGCAGTCGGTAACGCTGTCGCATTCGCAGTCGACGCCGCAGTTGGCGTTGCCTTGCCTGCTTGCGcagcaataaaataaaaatttaccAACATACACATGCTGAGGACACGGAGACACAGACATGTGATACGACCTAAAACAACCACCAGTGGAGATCTCTCGCATTCACAACACCAACACactcagacacacacactgaGCTCCGAGTCACACTTGCGCTCTGACACTACGT contains:
- the LOC108152548 gene encoding casein kinase I encodes the protein MDKMRILKESRPEIIVGGKYRVIRKIGSGSFGDIYLGMSIQSGEEVAIKMESAHARHPQLLYEAKLYRILSGGVGFPRIRHHGKEKNFNTLVMDLLGPSLEDLFNFCTRHFTIKTVLMLVDQMIGRLEYIHLKCFIHRDIKPDNFLMGIGRHCNKLFLIDFGLAKKYRDPHTRHHILYREDKNLTGTARYASINAHLGIEQSRRDDMESLGYVMMYFNRGVLPWQGMKANNKQQKYEKISEKKMSTPIEVLCKGSPAEFSMYLNYCRSLRFEEQPDYMYLRQLFRILFRTLNHQYDYIYDWTMLKQKTHQGQANPAILLEQLDKDKDKQNGKPLITD